A genomic window from Carassius gibelio isolate Cgi1373 ecotype wild population from Czech Republic chromosome A11, carGib1.2-hapl.c, whole genome shotgun sequence includes:
- the LOC128022413 gene encoding protein kinase C delta type-like, producing MAPFLRIAFNEFQLGDLPPMTEQPFCAIKMKESLSTERGKTLVQRKPTMYPAWKSPFDAHIYEGRVIQVVLMKTAEEALSEATVGVSVIAERCKIGNGRAEFWVDLQPSGKVMMSVQFFVEDTDLDSKSSVTGKEDDGVLTINRRRGAIKQAKVHFIKNHEFTATFFKQPTFCSVCREFVWGLNKQGYKCRQCNAAIHKKCIDKIIGRCTGTATNSRDTVFQKERFKIDMPHRFKTNNYMSPTFCDHCGSLLWGMVKQGLKCEECCMNVHHKCQTKVANLCGINQKLLAEALTQVSLKSSTKRPDPPLSEIGIYQAVDKNMPVDPSAEGSQYGKLWDSRTPASPGTTITSRVSMSNFVFHKVLGKGSFGKVMLAELKGRGEYFAIKALKKDVVLMDDDVECTMVEKRVLALAWENPFLTHLYCTFQSKEHLFFVMEYLNGGDLMFHIQDKGRFDLYRATFYAAEIICGLQYLHSKGIIYRDLKLDNVMLDSYGHIKIADFGMCKENMLGENRATTFCGTPDYIAPEILLGQKYSFSVDWWSFGVLLFEMLIGQSPFQGDDEDELFESIRMDVPHYPRWITKEAKDLLEKLFERDPTRRLGVVGNIRGHAFFKTINWPALEKREVSPPFKPKVKSPNDCSNFDREFLSEKPRLSQSDKNLIDSMDQSAFAGFSFINPKMETIMEK from the exons ATGGCTCCGTTCCTGCGGATTGCCTTCAATGAGTTTCAACTGGGAGACCTTCCCCCTATGACAGAGCAACCGTTCTGTGCCATCAAGATGAAGGAATCACTCAGCACAG AGCGGGGGAAGACACTGGTCCAGAGGAAGCCCACTATGTACCCTGCATGGAAATCCCCATTTGACGCACACATCTATGAAGGCCGTGTCATACAGGTGGTCCTGATGAAAACGGCAGAGGAGGCTTTGTCAGAGGCCACAGTTGGCGTCTCTGTCATTGCAGAGCGCTGCAAAATAGGAAACGGTCGTGCCGAGTTTTGGGTCGACCTGCAGCCTTCTGGGAAGGTGATGATGTCTGTCCAGTTCTTCGTAGAGGATACAGACCTAG ATTCAAAGTCCTCAGTGACTGGGAAAGAGGACGACGGCGTCCTCACAATAAACAGAAGGAGAGGAGCCATCAAACAGGCCAAAGTTCACTTTATCAAGAACCATGAGTTCACAGCCACCTTCTTCAAACAGCCAACTTTCTGCTCGGTCTGCAGGGAGTTTGTGTg GGGTCTCAACAAGCAGGGCTACAAATGTAGGC AATGCAATGCAGCCATTCACAAGAAGTGCATCGATAAGATAATTGGGAGATGCACAGGAACAGCAACCAACAGTCGAGATACAGTG TTTCAGAAGGAGCGCTTCAAGATTGACATGCCACATCGCTTCAAGACCAATAACTACATGAGCCCGACCTTCTGTGACCACTGTGGGAGTCTGCTGTGGGGAATGGTCAAACAAGGCCTCAAGTGTGAAG AATGTTGTATGAATGTTCATCATAAATGCCAGACCAAAGTTGCCAACCTCTGTGGAATCAACCAGAAGCTCCTGGCCGAGGCTTTGACTCAAGTTAGCCTG AAATCTTCCACAAAGCGTCCAGATCCCCCTCTCTCGGAAATTGGAATCTATCAAGCCGTAGATAAAAACATGCCAGTGGACCCTAGTG CGGAGGGCTCTCAGTATGGAAAACTGTGGGACAGTAGGACCCCTGCCTCTCCCGGGACCACCATCACATCCCGCGTCTCCATGAGCAACTTTGTGTTCCACAAGGTACTAGGCAAAGGCAGCTTTGGAAAG GTGATGCTCGCTGAGCTCAAAGGAAGGGGAGAATATTTTGCTATAAAGGCCCTGAAGAAGGATGTGGTGCTTATGGACGATGACGTGGAGTGCACAATGGTGGAAAAAAGAGTGTTAGCATTAGCCTGGGAAAACCCTTTCCTCACACACCTCTACTGCACCTTTCAGTCGAAG GAGCACTTATTCTTTGTGATGGAGTATCTGAATGGAGGAGATCTGATGTTCCACATTCAGGATAAGGGCCGTTTTGATTTGTACAGAGCCAC GTTTTATGCTGCTGAAATCATCTGTGGACTACAGTACCTCCATTCTAAAGGAATTATATACAG AGATTTAAAGCTGGACAATGTGATGCTGGACAGTTATGGACATATTAAGATTGCAGACTTTGGGATGTGCAAGGAGAACATGCTTGGAGAAAACAGAGCAACCACGTTCTGTGGCACACCCGATTATATAGCTCCTGAGATCCTGCTGGGACAGAAATACAGTTTCTCTGTGGACTGGTGGTCGTTCGGCGTGCTGCTCTTCGAGATGCTGATCGGCCAGTCGCCGTTCCAGGGCGATGATGAGGACGAGCTGTTCGAGTCGATCCGCATGGATGTACCTCACTACCCACGGTGGATTACCAAAGAAGCCAAAGACCTGCTGGAGAAA TTATTTGAGCGAGATCCAACTCGACGGCTTGGTGTTGTGGGAAATATCCGAGGACATGCCTTCTTCAAGACAATCAATTGGCCTGCTCTGGAGAAACGAGAGGTGTCACCCCCATTCAAGCCAAAAGTG AAATCCCCCAATGACTGCAGCAACTTTGACCGGGAGTTCCTCAGTGAGAAGCCCCGTCTCTCTCAAAGTGACAAGAACCTGATAGACTCTATGGATCAGTCTGCTTTTGCTGGTTTCTCTTTCATTAACCCCAAAATGGAGACCATtatggaaaaataa